GACAGACGGTGCGTCGAGACGATGCACCAAGCGGTGAACCGTGCAGCGGGACGAACGGGCATCCGAGGAGCAGTCCCCACCCTGATGCCATCCAAACTGATCAGCTGTCTAAATATTACAGCATCTATTCTACATCCGTATGTACACATGTCCAATTTTCTTGTGCACTCAGTTCTGTACTGTGTTATCTTATAGGCTGGCATTTAAAAAAAAATCGAAAAGAGGATGTACCCCTCGGCCTCTGAGTGATGCACACAGCCTTATAGGCTGGCATTATACACTTGATACTTCTGTGACCATGCCGCGAGCTACATGATCGATATGTTTGAAGTGGAGAAGAGATAAACATATATGTCATACGAGAAAAGGAAAGAATGTTTCTGTTGTAAATAATTAGAGAATTTGAGTGCTCTGAGTGACTTACTTAGGTTTTAAGACAAAACAAATAGGGCTTGTGTGGCATAGGAGTCATGAGCACAGCACCAGAATAGCGCCCAAGCACAGCCTCCAAACCCCAAAACAATATCAACTAAAATTTGAAATTCAACACGTGAATTCTACCAACATCACCAGAGCAGAACTCAGGAATCAGCATTAAAAATCTCGATCGGGATTGACAAATCCCACAAACCTAAATTCACCACTCATCATGAGTACATCAAACAATGCAAATTTATTGAACACTCACAAAACACTACCAGGTTTTCAGGTGCTGCGAATGCCATTGCACTCGCTGGAGTTCAAACAGGGACACTATAATTAGGCTTACATCTATGTCAATAACTATTTCGAAACAGAAGCAAGGTGTCTCGCCATCTTGGCAAACCCACAATATCCTAAGCTTTTTTCTTGGGAGAGGAGGCGGCAGCTGCTGTGTGTTTTGTGCATATGCACAAATTGATCATTCTATGTGTTCTGGTCTTATCCTATAAAAAGGTTCCGATAGCTAATCAATGAGAATAGTAATGATTAACTACTGATCTTCTCACACGACaaaaagagaagaaaatcagatTCATCTCCAGAATGATGAAAGCACTGCAGAAACACtgctaatctaactactgttttgCACTAACTACCTAATAAATTCAAAGAACCTCACAAAACACTACCAGGTTTTCAGGTGCTGCGAATGCCATTGCACTCGCTGGAGTTCAAACAGGGACACTATAATTAGGCTTACATCTATGTCAATAACTATTTCGAGACAGAAGCAAGGTGCCTCGCCATCTTGGCAAACCCACAATATCCTAAGCTTTTTTCTTGGGAGAGGAGGCGGCAGCTGCTGTGTGTTTTGTGCATATGCACAAATTGATCATTCTATGTGTTCTGGTCTTATCCTATAAAAAGGTTCCGATAGCTAATCAATGAGAATAGTAATGATTAACTACTGATCTTCTCACACGACaaaaagagaagaaaatcagatTCATCTCCAGAATGATGAAAGCACTGCAGAAACACtgctaatctaactactgttttgCACTAACTACCTAATAAATTCAAAGAACCTCACAAAACACTACCAGGTTTTCAGGTGCTGCGAATGCCATTGCACTCGCTGGAGTTCAAACAGGGACACTATAATTAGGCTTACATCTATGTCAATAACTATTTCGAAACAGAAGCAAGGTGTCTCGCCATCTTGGCAAACCCACAATATCCTAAGCTTTTTTCTTGGGAGAGGAGGCGGCAGCTGCTGTGTGTTTTGTGCATATGCACAAATTGATCATTCTATGTGTTCTGGTCTTATCCTATAAAAGGGTTCCGATAGCTAATCAATGAGAATAGTAATGATTAACTACTGATCTTCTCACACGACaaaaagagaagaaaatcagatTCATCTCCAGAATGATGAAAGCACTGCAGAAACACtgctaatctaactactgttttgCACTAACTACCTAATAAATTCAAAGAACCCATCACAGGCCAGCTATATCCAGTACAAGTAAGCCTCCAAACACCACAAAGAGGTAACTGAAATTTGAATTTAACACATCGCCAGAGTGGCTGAATTCAGAAATAAGCATCAATGATCTTTGATTGGCAAATCCGCACAAATCTCATTCCTCTGTTAAGGAGACGTCAAGGGCATCATAAATCCGCACAAATCTCATTCCAAACAAAGAGCATCACAAAACACTTCCAGTTTACTGAGGCAAATTTCTTGAGCCACAAATCTCATTCGAAATCACATCCTATTCACCACACACCATGGCGTATATCAAACAAGGCAAATTTATTGAGCATCACAAAACACTTCAGGTTTCAGGTTGGCTGCAAGAAGCTGCAGGTTTTGCAGCTGCCACGCACTCGCTGGCATTCAAGCAGCTAGAACTATAGTTACAGACTTGCGGGTAGAAAGGTCGATAATGGCTTCAAAACAGAAGGTTTCTAACCACAATATAGAACTGACTTGATCACGCATTCTGCAAGCTACTTATATAGTGCATACCAGAGAGAGTAAACATTTCTGATGATTTGCTAGGCTGTTCGCAACACTAGCGCAAAGGAGATGATTTACATGCTGTTCCAGTTATCTAACACACCTTCAGTAGGCTTGTGATCCATTTGAAACAGCTCAGCGGCCACAACTGATCATCATTTCTTCGTTTCGGTGCCGCCACGTCAGGTCACTGAAGCTGGGTGTATCAATATGGCCGCGGTGGATAAGCTCCGGGGTACGGCGCTGCATAAGATTCAGTGAGATGATCAGATTAGTTCACCTGATTAGAGTCATGAAAACGGATGGATTTATCTAAGCTCATTAAGATCTTACCAGGTGGATAAGGGGATTGTGCTGCTGAAGGTGGTGGGTAGGGTTGCCCATATGGCTGTGGCGGGTAAGGTTGCTGCCCATATGGCTGTGGTGGGTACGGTTGCCCGTATGGCTGCGGTGGATACGGTTGTCCATATGGCTGTGGTGGGTGACTTGTAGGAGGACCTCCCTGCTGCGGGTATGGCTGCTGAGGAGGCGGAGTTGGGTATGGCTGCTGAGGAGGCGGAGTTGAGTACGCAGAAGGAGCAGGATATGGTGCGTGGCTAGGAGCTGGATAAGCTTGGTGCGGTGGGGGTGCTGCAGCATATGCTGAAGGCGCTGGGTACGAAGCTGAGGAGGCACCGTATGGCGAAGGAGCGTACTGGCCAGAAGTTTTACCTGCCATCTTGTTCTTCTGATATACACAAGAGAAAAACAATGAGGCAATGACACATTAACAGAAACAATTAAACAATGACCAGTGATCAGCCTCTCACTCACCATTGCTGAGACATCAAAGTGCATGATAAGTTTAACTTCCCCAGCAGACCTGCACAGGTTGACCTCAGTGTCAGGAAATCTGCAAGTGACAGTAGGAGAAAGGTATTACAGTACGCATATGTAACAAAACACCTACTTCATATGGCGTGTCTGGAGGGGCCATGAGGAATCATCGTAGCCACTTGTGAGCACCTTGTTCAGCGGAACCCTGCATGCAGAAACGCTCAGCCATCAGTCGCTTTACTCGGTAACAGTATAATGACTAAAGTGAGCTGCATCGTAATGTACAAACCTGCAGCTGCCAATGAAGTCATCGGTGTTGATTGTGTTGCTGTTCCACACGTTGATACTCAGCTCGCGGAGCCCCTCGATGAGTGGTATATGAAACTTCTCGTCGAAGGACGGGTTCCTTCCCCCATCTGATTGTATTAAGAAAAAAACAGTAAGCTTATGGAGGTCAAATATGTACCAACTTTGGAAATGTCCTAGTTCACACCGGAAAAAAAAATGCCCTGGCACTCCACATTAATTGAAAGTCAAGGGGTGATAGTCTCCTAGATTAATAATATGTTATGAAATGCAGATC
The sequence above is drawn from the Triticum aestivum cultivar Chinese Spring chromosome 7A, IWGSC CS RefSeq v2.1, whole genome shotgun sequence genome and encodes:
- the LOC123149595 gene encoding vegetative cell wall protein gp1 isoform X2 is translated as MSIQGLLLEVRDGGRNPSFDEKFHIPLIEGLRELSINVWNSNTINTDDFIGSCRVPLNKVLTSGYDDSSWPLQTRHMKSAGEVKLIMHFDVSAMKNKMAGKTSGQYAPSPYGASSASYPAPSAYAAAPPPHQAYPAPSHAPYPAPSAYSTPPPQQPYPTPPPQQPYPQQGGPPTSHPPQPYGQPYPPQPYGQPYPPQPYGQQPYPPQPYGQPYPPPSAAQSPYPPAPYPGAYPPRPY
- the LOC123149595 gene encoding formin-like protein 20 isoform X1, with translation MSIQGLLLEVRVTGCRKLRDTEFFSRQDPYVIVDYATTKLRTRTCTDGGRNPSFDEKFHIPLIEGLRELSINVWNSNTINTDDFIGSCRVPLNKVLTSGYDDSSWPLQTRHMKSAGEVKLIMHFDVSAMKNKMAGKTSGQYAPSPYGASSASYPAPSAYAAAPPPHQAYPAPSHAPYPAPSAYSTPPPQQPYPTPPPQQPYPQQGGPPTSHPPQPYGQPYPPQPYGQPYPPQPYGQQPYPPQPYGQPYPPPSAAQSPYPPAPYPGAYPPRPY